The following are from one region of the Shinella sp. PSBB067 genome:
- a CDS encoding LysR family transcriptional regulator — protein MPINRLERFAHNLDWNLLRTFVVVVEEGSITRAANRLLLQQPAVSMALKRLEQSVGHRLIDRSPGRFELTEAGERLHALCRDIFTAIVRLPEAMEPSGEDIAGHITIHAVSHAMNPEWDRAIADFFRLHPRVTVGVTVETTTDVIRSVERGVATLGLSDGIIPEGLDKVPFCYERYALYCGRGHRLFGRRDARLEDLRGEPYVSFLADVLGGPHMGPVTAVRAVGSFGQQVRALAFNVEEVLRLVVANAGIGMLPAHLTAPALAAGELWQLPPYDDLPVTETFRITNPGSALNPAERAFLAHIADVPAWRWGEPHQS, from the coding sequence ATGCCGATCAACCGCCTCGAACGCTTCGCCCACAATCTCGACTGGAACCTCCTGCGCACCTTCGTCGTCGTGGTGGAGGAAGGCTCGATCACGCGGGCGGCGAACCGGCTGCTGCTGCAACAGCCGGCCGTCAGCATGGCGCTGAAACGGCTGGAGCAATCGGTCGGCCACCGGCTGATCGACCGCAGCCCCGGCCGCTTCGAGCTGACGGAGGCCGGCGAGCGGCTGCATGCGCTCTGCCGCGACATCTTCACCGCCATCGTGCGCCTGCCGGAGGCGATGGAGCCCTCCGGCGAGGACATTGCCGGGCACATCACCATCCACGCCGTCAGCCACGCCATGAACCCGGAATGGGACCGGGCGATCGCCGATTTCTTCCGGCTGCATCCGCGCGTCACCGTCGGCGTGACGGTCGAGACGACGACGGACGTCATCCGCTCGGTCGAGCGGGGCGTGGCGACGCTCGGCCTTTCGGACGGCATCATTCCCGAGGGGCTGGACAAGGTGCCCTTCTGCTACGAGCGCTATGCGCTCTATTGCGGCCGCGGGCACCGGCTGTTCGGCAGGCGCGACGCGCGGCTGGAGGACCTGCGCGGCGAACCCTATGTCAGCTTCCTCGCCGACGTGCTGGGCGGCCCGCATATGGGGCCGGTGACGGCCGTGCGCGCCGTCGGCTCCTTCGGCCAGCAGGTGCGGGCGCTGGCCTTCAACGTCGAGGAGGTGCTGCGCCTCGTCGTCGCCAATGCCGGCATCGGCATGCTGCCGGCGCATCTCACCGCGCCGGCGCTGGCCGCCGGCGAGCTCTGGCAACTGCCGCCCTATGACGACCTGCCGGTGACGGAAACCTTCCGCATCACCAATCCCGGCTCGGCGCTCAACCCGGCCGAGCGCGCCTTCCTCGCCCATATTGCCGACGTGCCTGCCTGGCGCTGGGGCGAACCGCATCAATCCTGA
- a CDS encoding HutD family protein encodes MSRLLRNSDHRRMPWKNGGGETVEVIVHPEGASLSDFGWRVSMATVASDGPFSVFPGIDRTLAVLSGDGMELSIEGLGERLLTPQSAPLAFPADAPTSARLAGGPITDLNVMTRRGAFRHTLVRHVAEDAKALPASPGRRLLLALDPLGVFTADGLIGLQPLDALVLDGSEAAEVVPASDRATFYLVEITPA; translated from the coding sequence ATGAGCCGGCTCCTTCGCAACAGCGACCATCGCCGCATGCCGTGGAAGAACGGCGGCGGCGAGACGGTCGAGGTGATCGTCCATCCGGAAGGCGCGAGCCTTTCGGATTTCGGCTGGCGCGTCAGCATGGCGACGGTTGCAAGCGACGGTCCCTTCTCCGTCTTCCCCGGCATCGATCGCACGCTGGCGGTGCTCTCGGGCGACGGCATGGAACTTTCCATCGAAGGGCTCGGCGAAAGGCTGCTGACGCCGCAATCCGCGCCGCTGGCCTTTCCGGCCGATGCGCCCACCTCGGCGCGTCTTGCCGGCGGGCCGATCACCGACCTCAACGTGATGACGCGGCGCGGCGCCTTCCGGCACACGCTCGTCCGCCACGTCGCCGAAGATGCGAAGGCGCTTCCGGCCTCCCCGGGCAGGCGCCTGCTGCTGGCGCTCGATCCGCTCGGCGTTTTCACGGCGGATGGGCTCATCGGCCTCCAGCCACTCGACGCGCTCGTGCTCGACGGCTCCGAGGCGGCAGAGGTCGTGCCGGCGAGCGACCGCGCGACCTTCTATCTGGTAGAAATCACTCCCGCCTGA
- a CDS encoding aldo/keto reductase gives MRHRTFGRTGFTTTDIGFGAWQIGGAWGDVSEADGRAALHAALDAGLTFVDTADVYGDGRSEKIIADVLKERGGERPMVATKAGRRLSPHVADGYNKENLEGFIDRSLKNLGVERLDLVQLHCPPTEVYYRPEVFQALEEIKAAGKIADYGVSVEKVEEALKAIEYPGVVSVQIIYNIFRQRPARLFFQEAARRKVAVIARVPLASGLLSGKITRDTAFAADDHRNFNRHGDAFDVGETFAGVPFETGLEAVEEIRALVPAGETMAAFALRWILVADAVSVVIPGARNAGQAKANAAAASLPPIPENVMEATREVYERLVAPHVHQRW, from the coding sequence ATGAGACATCGCACATTCGGCCGCACGGGCTTCACCACCACGGATATCGGTTTCGGCGCCTGGCAGATCGGCGGCGCCTGGGGTGACGTCAGCGAGGCGGACGGCCGCGCCGCCCTTCACGCCGCGCTCGATGCCGGCCTGACGTTCGTCGACACGGCCGACGTCTATGGCGACGGTCGCTCGGAGAAGATCATCGCCGACGTGCTGAAGGAACGCGGCGGCGAGCGCCCGATGGTGGCGACCAAGGCCGGCCGCCGGCTCTCCCCGCATGTGGCGGACGGCTACAACAAAGAGAACCTTGAGGGCTTCATCGACCGGAGCCTGAAGAATCTCGGCGTCGAGCGTCTCGACCTCGTGCAACTGCATTGCCCGCCAACCGAGGTCTACTACCGCCCCGAGGTGTTCCAGGCGCTGGAGGAGATCAAGGCCGCCGGCAAGATCGCCGACTACGGCGTCAGCGTCGAGAAGGTCGAGGAAGCGCTGAAGGCGATAGAATATCCCGGCGTCGTCAGCGTGCAGATCATCTACAACATCTTCCGCCAGCGCCCCGCGCGGCTCTTCTTCCAGGAAGCCGCGCGCCGCAAGGTCGCAGTCATCGCCCGCGTGCCGCTGGCAAGCGGCCTGCTCTCCGGCAAGATCACGCGGGACACCGCCTTCGCCGCCGACGACCACCGCAACTTCAACCGCCATGGCGACGCCTTCGACGTCGGCGAGACCTTTGCGGGCGTGCCGTTCGAGACGGGCCTTGAGGCCGTCGAGGAAATCCGCGCGCTGGTGCCGGCGGGCGAGACCATGGCGGCCTTCGCGCTGCGCTGGATCCTGGTGGCGGATGCCGTCAGCGTCGTGATTCCGGGCGCACGCAACGCCGGACAGGCGAAGGCCAATGCCGCCGCCGCGAGCCTGCCGCCCATCCCGGAAAACGTGATGGAAGCGACGCGCGAGGTCTATGAGCGCCTCGTCGCGCCGCATGTCCACCAGCGCTGGTAA
- the hutH gene encoding histidine ammonia-lyase: MTITLHPGSVPLKTLETIYWTGEATRLDASFDAGIEKAAARIAEIAAGDAPVYGINTGFGKLASIKIAPADVATLQRNLILSHCCGVGKPLAENIVRLIIALKLISLGRGASGVRIEIVRLLEAMQARGVIPVIPEQGSVGASGDLAPLAHMTAVMIGEGEAIYAGERLPGGKALEKAGLKPVVLAAKEGLALINGTQVSTGLALAGLFRAHRAAQAALVTGALSTDAAMGSSAPFHPDIHTLRGHKGQIDAAAALRALLAGSVIRDSHITGDERVQDPYCIRCQPQVDGACLDLLRVAARTLEIEANAVTDNPLVLSDNSVVSGGNFHAEPVAFAADQIAIATCEIGAIAQRRIALLVDPALSFGLPAFLARKPGLNSGLMIAEVTSAALMSENKQMAHPASVDSTPTSANQEDHVSMACHGARRLLRMTENLAAIIGIEALTAAQGIEFRAPLVTSPELQKVVAALRTVVPTLEEDRYMAPDLAAAGSFVSSGALAASVTKGILPVLEA, encoded by the coding sequence ATGACGATCACGCTTCACCCGGGCTCCGTACCCCTGAAAACCCTTGAAACCATCTACTGGACCGGCGAGGCCACCCGGCTCGACGCATCCTTCGACGCCGGCATCGAGAAGGCCGCCGCGCGCATCGCGGAAATCGCCGCCGGCGACGCGCCGGTCTATGGCATCAATACCGGTTTCGGCAAACTCGCCTCCATCAAGATCGCCCCGGCCGATGTCGCGACGCTCCAGCGCAACCTGATCCTCTCGCATTGCTGCGGCGTCGGCAAGCCGCTCGCCGAGAACATCGTGCGCCTCATCATTGCGCTGAAGCTGATCTCGCTCGGCCGCGGCGCGTCCGGCGTGCGCATCGAGATCGTCCGCCTTCTGGAAGCCATGCAGGCCAGGGGCGTCATCCCGGTCATCCCGGAACAGGGTTCCGTCGGCGCCTCCGGCGACCTCGCCCCCCTCGCCCATATGACGGCCGTGATGATCGGCGAAGGCGAAGCCATTTATGCCGGCGAGCGCCTGCCGGGCGGCAAGGCGCTGGAAAAGGCCGGCCTGAAGCCGGTCGTGCTCGCCGCCAAGGAAGGCCTTGCGCTGATCAACGGCACGCAGGTCTCCACCGGCCTTGCGCTTGCCGGCCTCTTCCGCGCCCACCGCGCCGCGCAGGCCGCGCTCGTCACCGGTGCGCTCTCCACCGATGCCGCCATGGGCTCCTCCGCGCCGTTCCATCCGGACATCCACACGCTGCGCGGCCACAAGGGCCAGATCGATGCCGCCGCCGCGCTCCGCGCGCTGCTCGCCGGCTCGGTCATCCGCGACAGCCACATCACTGGCGACGAGCGGGTGCAGGACCCCTATTGCATCCGCTGCCAGCCGCAGGTCGACGGCGCCTGCCTCGATCTCCTGCGTGTCGCCGCCCGCACGCTCGAAATCGAAGCCAATGCCGTGACCGACAACCCGCTCGTCCTTTCGGACAACAGCGTGGTTTCCGGCGGCAATTTCCATGCCGAGCCGGTCGCCTTCGCCGCCGACCAGATCGCGATTGCGACCTGTGAGATCGGCGCCATCGCCCAGCGCCGCATCGCGCTCTTGGTCGATCCCGCCCTCTCCTTCGGCCTACCGGCCTTCCTCGCCAGGAAGCCGGGCCTCAACTCCGGCCTGATGATCGCGGAAGTCACCTCGGCCGCGCTGATGAGCGAGAACAAGCAGATGGCGCATCCGGCCTCGGTCGATTCGACCCCGACCTCCGCCAACCAGGAAGATCATGTCTCCATGGCCTGCCACGGCGCCCGCCGCCTGCTGCGCATGACGGAGAACCTTGCCGCCATCATCGGCATCGAGGCGCTGACGGCCGCGCAGGGCATCGAGTTTCGCGCCCCGCTCGTCACCAGCCCGGAGCTGCAGAAGGTCGTCGCCGCGCTGCGCACCGTCGTGCCGACGCTGGAGGAAGACCGCTACATGGCGCCGGACCTCGCCGCCGCCGGGTCGTTCGTCTCCTCGGGCGCGCTCGCGGCTTCGGTCACCAAGGGCATCCTGCCGGTGCTGGAGGCCTGA
- a CDS encoding ABC transporter substrate-binding protein, with translation MKKMLLALALASSTLLSAAASAETLKIGTEGAYPPFNFQDSAGNLGGFDVEIGLALCEKMKVECDVVGQDWDGIIPGLIAKKYDMIIASMFITEERKKQVAFTDPYYLAAMTHAAPKNSGITDFTNEGMKGKTIGAQSGTTQADYAAAVYPDADIKLYPTQDEVNLDMANGRLDLQVGDMIPLLDWVTKNDDGKACCELIGKPITDPKFVGEGVGIAVRQDDNDLREKLNAALKAIREDGTYQKINDKYFSIDIYTMK, from the coding sequence ATGAAAAAAATGCTTCTTGCGCTGGCTCTCGCAAGCTCCACCCTGCTTTCGGCCGCCGCATCCGCCGAAACGCTGAAGATCGGCACGGAGGGCGCCTATCCGCCCTTCAACTTCCAGGATTCGGCCGGCAATCTCGGCGGCTTCGACGTGGAAATCGGCCTTGCGCTCTGCGAGAAGATGAAGGTGGAATGCGACGTCGTCGGCCAGGACTGGGACGGCATCATTCCGGGCCTCATCGCCAAGAAATACGACATGATCATCGCCTCGATGTTCATCACCGAGGAGCGCAAGAAGCAGGTCGCCTTCACCGACCCCTACTATCTCGCCGCCATGACCCATGCCGCGCCGAAGAATTCCGGCATCACGGATTTCACCAATGAAGGCATGAAGGGCAAGACCATCGGCGCCCAGTCCGGCACCACGCAGGCCGACTATGCGGCCGCCGTCTATCCCGACGCCGACATCAAGCTCTACCCGACGCAGGACGAGGTGAATCTCGACATGGCCAACGGCCGCCTCGACCTTCAGGTCGGCGACATGATCCCGCTGCTCGACTGGGTCACCAAGAACGACGACGGCAAGGCCTGCTGCGAACTGATCGGCAAGCCCATCACCGATCCGAAATTCGTCGGCGAAGGCGTCGGCATCGCCGTGCGCCAGGACGACAACGACCTGCGCGAGAAGCTGAACGCCGCGCTGAAGGCCATCCGCGAGGACGGGACGTATCAGAAGATCAACGACAAGTACTTCTCGATCGATATCTATACGATGAAGTGA
- the hutG gene encoding N-formylglutamate deformylase, translating to MALFETHQGTSPVILAFPHTGMEVPADIWERLNDNGRILADTDWHIERLYDGLLPDATTVRATFHRYVIDANRDPAGVSLYPGQNTTGLVPETDFDGKPIWKESEAPTEADIAHRLANFHAPYHAALAAEIERVKAIHGVAILYDCHSIRSLIPFLFEGRLPDFNVGTDMGRTCAKEIETATFEVCAKAEGYRSILNGRFKGGWTTRHYGRPETGVHAIQMELAQSSHLSTEAPPFALDAEKAARLRVHLKDILHRIEALASTLTR from the coding sequence ATGGCGCTCTTCGAAACCCATCAGGGCACCTCGCCCGTCATTCTCGCCTTCCCGCATACCGGCATGGAAGTTCCAGCCGACATATGGGAGCGCCTGAACGACAACGGCCGCATCCTCGCGGATACGGACTGGCACATCGAGCGTCTCTATGACGGCCTCCTGCCGGACGCGACGACCGTGCGCGCCACGTTCCACCGCTATGTCATCGACGCCAACCGGGATCCGGCCGGCGTCAGCCTCTATCCCGGCCAGAACACGACGGGCCTCGTTCCGGAAACGGATTTCGACGGCAAGCCGATCTGGAAGGAGAGCGAGGCCCCGACCGAGGCCGACATCGCCCACCGGCTCGCCAATTTCCATGCGCCCTACCACGCGGCCCTTGCGGCCGAGATCGAGCGTGTAAAGGCGATCCATGGCGTGGCGATCCTCTACGATTGCCATTCGATCCGCTCGCTGATCCCCTTCCTCTTCGAGGGCAGGCTGCCGGATTTCAACGTCGGCACCGACATGGGCCGCACCTGCGCGAAGGAAATCGAGACGGCGACGTTCGAGGTCTGCGCCAAGGCCGAAGGCTACCGGAGCATCCTCAACGGCCGCTTCAAGGGCGGCTGGACCACCCGCCATTACGGCAGGCCGGAAACCGGCGTGCACGCCATCCAGATGGAGCTGGCGCAGTCGAGCCACCTTTCCACCGAGGCGCCGCCCTTCGCTCTCGACGCGGAAAAGGCCGCACGGCTCCGCGTCCACCTGAAAGACATCCTGCATCGTATCGAGGCGCTTGCCTCCACCCTCACACGCTGA
- the hutU gene encoding urocanate hydratase, translating to MTDNPRHNIREVRAATGTERTAKSWLTEAPLRMLMNNLDPNVAENPHELVVYGGIGRAARTWADFDRIVASLRDLEDNETLIVQSGKPVGIFRTHKDAPRVLIANSNLVPHWATWDHFNELDKKGLAMYGQMTAGSWIYIGSQGIVQGTYETFVEAGRQHYNGDLKGKWVLTGGLGGMGGAQPLAAVMAGACCLAVECNPDSIDFRLRTRYVDARAETLDEAMAMIDRWTKAGEAKSVGLLGNCADILPEMVRRGIRPDMVTDQTSAHDPINGYLPKGWTMAEWKAKRESDPKAVEKAARASMREHVEAMIAFQDMGIPTFDYGNNIRQVAKDEGLENAFAFPGFVPAYIRPLFCKGIGPFRWAALSGDPEDIYKTDAKVKELLPDNKHLHNWLDMARERISFQGLPARICWVGLGDRHRLGLAFNEMVKNGELKAPVVIGRDHLDSGSVASPNRETEAMKDGSDAVSDWPLLNALLNTASGATWVSLHHGGGVGMGFSQHSGVVICCDGTDEAAERVGRVLWNDPATGVMRHADAGYDIAIECAKEKGLRLPGILGN from the coding sequence ATGACTGACAATCCCCGCCACAATATCCGCGAGGTGCGCGCCGCCACCGGCACCGAGCGCACCGCCAAGAGCTGGCTGACCGAAGCGCCGCTGCGCATGCTGATGAACAATCTCGACCCCAATGTCGCGGAAAACCCGCACGAGCTGGTCGTCTACGGCGGCATCGGCCGCGCGGCCCGCACCTGGGCGGATTTCGACAGGATCGTCGCCTCGCTGCGCGACCTGGAGGACAATGAGACGCTGATCGTGCAGTCCGGCAAGCCGGTCGGCATCTTCCGCACGCACAAGGACGCCCCGCGCGTCCTCATCGCCAATTCCAACCTCGTGCCGCACTGGGCCACCTGGGACCATTTCAACGAGCTCGACAAGAAGGGCCTTGCCATGTACGGCCAGATGACGGCCGGCTCGTGGATCTATATCGGCTCGCAGGGCATCGTTCAGGGCACCTACGAGACCTTCGTGGAGGCCGGCCGCCAGCACTATAACGGCGACCTCAAGGGCAAGTGGGTGCTGACCGGCGGCCTCGGCGGCATGGGCGGCGCCCAGCCGCTCGCCGCCGTCATGGCCGGCGCATGCTGCCTTGCCGTCGAGTGCAACCCGGATTCCATCGATTTCCGCCTGCGCACCCGCTATGTCGACGCCAGGGCCGAGACCCTCGACGAAGCCATGGCGATGATCGACCGCTGGACGAAGGCGGGCGAAGCCAAGTCCGTCGGCCTTCTCGGCAACTGCGCCGATATCCTGCCGGAGATGGTCCGCCGCGGCATCCGCCCCGACATGGTCACCGACCAGACTTCAGCCCACGACCCGATCAACGGCTACCTGCCGAAGGGCTGGACGATGGCCGAATGGAAGGCCAAACGCGAGAGCGACCCGAAGGCCGTGGAAAAGGCCGCCCGCGCCTCCATGCGCGAGCATGTCGAGGCGATGATCGCCTTCCAGGACATGGGCATCCCGACCTTCGACTATGGCAACAACATCCGCCAGGTCGCCAAGGACGAGGGTCTCGAAAACGCCTTCGCCTTCCCCGGCTTCGTGCCGGCCTATATCCGCCCGCTGTTCTGCAAGGGCATCGGCCCGTTCCGCTGGGCCGCGCTTTCCGGCGATCCGGAAGACATCTACAAGACCGACGCCAAGGTGAAGGAGCTCTTGCCCGACAACAAGCACCTGCACAACTGGCTGGACATGGCGCGCGAGCGCATCTCCTTCCAGGGCCTGCCGGCGCGCATCTGCTGGGTCGGCCTCGGCGACCGCCATCGCCTCGGCCTCGCCTTCAACGAGATGGTGAAGAACGGCGAGCTGAAGGCCCCGGTCGTCATCGGCCGCGACCACCTCGATTCGGGCTCCGTCGCCTCGCCGAACCGCGAGACGGAAGCCATGAAGGACGGTTCGGACGCCGTGTCCGACTGGCCGCTGCTCAACGCCCTGCTCAACACCGCCTCGGGTGCGACCTGGGTCTCGCTCCATCACGGCGGCGGCGTCGGCATGGGCTTCTCGCAGCATTCGGGCGTCGTCATCTGCTGCGACGGCACGGATGAAGCCGCCGAGCGCGTCGGCCGCGTGCTGTGGAACGACCCGGCGACCGGCGTCATGCGCCATGCCGATGCGGGCTACGACATCGCCATCGAATGCGCCAAGGAAAAGGGCCTGCGCCTGCCGGGCATCCTCGGCAACTGA
- a CDS encoding FAD-binding oxidoreductase codes for MQTFDIAIIGGGIAGLSLAYFLSPHRSVVVLEREEALGYHSTGRSAAEFTLRDNAPLVNALARASHAFMANPPEGFAAVPLLIARGSIMFGAEDKAALVRERFEQTKALGVAVEWLDEAALLARAPIMNPAYVAAAYFDPDYWDIEVDALLQAYARHARHNGAQVLERRPFTGARREGGRWLIEAGGETLCAGVLVNAAGGWADTVAGLSGVAPVGIVPHRRTAVTVDLPEGVDAGSLPEMNEIEDSFYFKPEGGRLLASPADATPCEPADVQPEEIDVAYAAHYVEEATTLSVRRVFRSWAGMRSFSADRLPVVGPAKDEPSFFWLAGQGGYGILTSPALGSLAAALLTESPVPEPLAREGIGAGTFSPARFP; via the coding sequence ATGCAGACTTTCGACATCGCGATCATCGGCGGCGGTATTGCCGGCCTGTCGCTTGCCTATTTCCTCAGCCCGCACCGCTCCGTCGTGGTGCTGGAGCGGGAGGAAGCGCTCGGCTACCACAGCACCGGCCGCTCGGCCGCCGAATTCACCCTGCGCGACAACGCACCCCTGGTGAACGCGCTCGCCCGCGCCAGCCACGCCTTCATGGCGAACCCGCCGGAAGGCTTTGCCGCCGTGCCGCTTCTCATTGCGCGCGGCAGCATCATGTTCGGGGCCGAGGACAAGGCAGCGCTGGTGCGCGAACGCTTCGAGCAGACGAAGGCGCTCGGCGTCGCCGTCGAATGGCTGGACGAGGCCGCGCTTCTGGCCCGCGCGCCCATCATGAACCCGGCCTATGTCGCGGCCGCCTATTTCGACCCTGATTACTGGGACATCGAGGTGGATGCGCTCCTGCAGGCCTATGCCCGCCATGCCCGGCACAACGGCGCGCAGGTCCTCGAAAGACGCCCGTTCACCGGCGCCCGCCGGGAGGGCGGCCGATGGCTAATCGAGGCTGGTGGCGAAACCCTTTGCGCCGGCGTGCTGGTCAATGCGGCGGGCGGCTGGGCGGATACGGTCGCCGGCCTGTCCGGCGTTGCACCGGTGGGCATCGTACCGCACCGGCGCACCGCCGTCACGGTCGACCTGCCGGAGGGCGTGGATGCGGGCAGCCTGCCGGAAATGAACGAGATCGAGGACAGCTTCTACTTCAAGCCGGAGGGCGGCCGCCTGCTCGCCTCGCCGGCCGACGCCACGCCCTGCGAGCCCGCCGACGTGCAGCCGGAGGAAATCGACGTCGCCTATGCCGCGCATTATGTCGAGGAGGCGACGACGCTCAGCGTGCGCCGCGTCTTCCGCAGCTGGGCCGGCATGCGCAGCTTCTCCGCCGACCGCCTGCCCGTCGTAGGGCCGGCGAAGGACGAGCCGTCCTTCTTCTGGCTCGCCGGCCAGGGCGGCTACGGCATCCTCACCTCGCCCGCGCTCGGCAGCCTCGCCGCCGCGCTCCTCACGGAAAGCCCGGTGCCGGAGCCGCTCGCCCGCGAGGGCATCGGGGCCGGGACCTTCAGCCCCGCGCGCTTCCCCTGA